A single region of the Candidatus Protochlamydia amoebophila UWE25 genome encodes:
- a CDS encoding patatin-like phospholipase family protein, translated as MRLSNHCFFIYLISLLLYGCETKYHLPDNPKPIPDCPPCHEVRLALVLGGGGARGMAHVGVLEEFEQAGIPIDLIVGCSAGSIVGALYADCPKASYLKKILRPLKKWDILDVSFWQCRYGFVQGRSLRQFLKKNLRAKYFEELYIPLCCAATDLIEGEVICLNSGPLIPAVHASAAVPFVFSPVYLHDRLLVDGGVADPVPVCMAKKNLAQVVVAVDLSELLPKTCPTNLFGIAARSAEIKFLLQSESCVKDADVVIRPELGEVGLFDDHKNELVYEGGRKAAREAIPQIIELLSQKGLWKSEEGPCLNHSLNNCLTIEVENTDVLTPE; from the coding sequence TTGAGATTATCCAATCATTGCTTTTTTATCTATTTAATAAGCTTATTATTATACGGTTGCGAAACCAAATATCATCTTCCTGATAATCCAAAACCTATTCCCGATTGTCCTCCTTGTCATGAAGTCAGATTAGCCCTTGTTTTAGGTGGAGGTGGGGCGCGAGGAATGGCTCATGTTGGCGTTTTAGAAGAGTTTGAACAAGCAGGCATTCCTATTGATTTAATTGTTGGTTGTAGTGCGGGAAGTATTGTTGGAGCACTTTATGCAGATTGCCCAAAAGCTAGTTATCTCAAAAAAATTTTGCGTCCTTTGAAAAAATGGGATATTTTAGATGTGAGTTTTTGGCAATGCCGTTATGGATTTGTTCAGGGAAGATCTTTGAGGCAATTTTTAAAGAAAAACCTTCGTGCCAAATATTTTGAAGAATTGTATATTCCTCTCTGCTGCGCTGCCACTGATTTAATCGAGGGAGAAGTGATTTGTTTAAATTCAGGCCCTCTTATTCCTGCTGTTCATGCATCTGCTGCTGTTCCCTTTGTATTTTCTCCTGTTTATCTACACGATCGATTATTGGTCGATGGTGGAGTCGCAGATCCTGTACCAGTCTGTATGGCAAAAAAGAATCTGGCGCAAGTTGTCGTTGCGGTAGATTTAAGTGAATTACTTCCCAAAACATGCCCGACAAACTTGTTTGGAATAGCTGCTCGTTCGGCTGAGATCAAATTTTTATTGCAAAGTGAAAGTTGTGTAAAAGATGCCGACGTAGTGATCCGCCCTGAACTTGGTGAGGTTGGTTTATTTGATGATCACAAAAATGAACTTGTATACGAAGGTGGAAGAAAAGCCGCTAGAGAAGCAATTCCTCAAATTATCGAACTTTTATCCCAAAAAGGTTTATGGAAAAGCGAAGAAGGGCCTTGTTTGAATCATTCTTTAAATAATTGTTTAACCATCGAGGTAGAAAATACCGATGTCTTGACTCCTGAATAA
- the galE gene encoding UDP-glucose 4-epimerase GalE, producing the protein MSQLTILIVGGAGYIGSHVNKMLNLMGYHTIVVDNLSRGSIKTVLHGTFVQGDLCDPLFLNQLFQKYSIDAVMHFAAYIDVGESVVNPAKYYQNNVVNTLNLLTAMVKSQVKTFIFSSTAAIFGYPLSNKIGESHPCHPINPYGETKWVVEKMLRDFEQAYGLKYSCLRYFNAAGGDPEGKIKNYQTKSSNLIPLILKSLQHETESITIYGTDYATPDGTCIRDYIHIQDLGHAHIKALEQLLNGSSSTSYNLGNGSGFSVKEVIQTVEKVLNKKVSFIEGARRPGDPPILLADTQKAASLLNWHPQFSLAKMIDHAWTAYH; encoded by the coding sequence ATGTCTCAACTAACAATTCTTATTGTCGGAGGAGCCGGATATATTGGTTCTCATGTCAACAAAATGCTAAATCTCATGGGTTATCACACTATAGTTGTCGATAATCTCAGTCGAGGATCTATAAAAACTGTTCTTCATGGGACATTTGTGCAGGGAGATCTCTGCGATCCACTTTTTCTCAATCAGCTATTCCAAAAATACTCTATTGATGCTGTCATGCATTTTGCTGCATATATCGATGTTGGAGAGTCTGTCGTGAATCCAGCCAAATATTATCAGAACAATGTTGTGAACACATTGAATCTTTTAACAGCAATGGTAAAATCTCAAGTTAAAACGTTTATTTTCTCCTCAACTGCAGCCATTTTTGGCTATCCTCTTTCCAATAAGATCGGTGAATCTCATCCCTGTCATCCTATTAATCCCTATGGGGAAACTAAATGGGTCGTAGAAAAGATGTTACGAGATTTTGAACAGGCTTATGGTCTTAAATATTCTTGTCTTCGCTATTTTAATGCAGCTGGAGGAGATCCTGAAGGCAAAATTAAAAATTATCAGACAAAATCTTCAAATCTCATCCCTCTCATCCTCAAAAGCCTTCAACATGAAACAGAATCTATCACCATTTATGGAACTGATTATGCAACTCCTGATGGAACATGCATCAGAGATTATATTCACATTCAAGACTTAGGGCATGCTCATATTAAAGCCTTAGAACAATTACTTAATGGCTCTTCTTCTACAAGCTATAATCTTGGAAACGGAAGTGGATTTAGCGTTAAAGAGGTCATCCAAACGGTGGAGAAAGTATTAAATAAAAAAGTTTCCTTCATTGAAGGAGCTCGTCGACCAGGTGATCCTCCCATATTGCTTGCAGATACACAAAAAGCAGCATCGCTATTAAATTGGCATCCTCAGTTTAGTTTAGCTAAAATGATTGATCATGCCTGGACTGCTTATCACTAG
- the sucD gene encoding succinate--CoA ligase subunit alpha, producing the protein MAILVNKQTRVITQGITGKAGRFHTEQSMLYAPTYVGGVTPGKGGEEISGLPVFDTVWEAKQKTQCNASLIFVPPPFAAEAILEAEEAGIELIVCITEGIPIQDMLKVSQVMRASQTSRLIGPNCPGVITPGECKMGIMPGYIHQKGNVGIVSRSGTLTYEAVWQTTQLGLGQSTCVGIGGDPLNGTNFIDVLKLFENDSETDAILLIGEIGGKAEEEAAEWIKQFCSKPIAAFIAGQTAPIGRRMGHAGAIVSGGKGTASDKIKTLKQAGVLIAETPADMGLSVQLLLNSKSPNSSPSLK; encoded by the coding sequence ATGGCTATTTTGGTTAATAAACAGACACGAGTGATTACGCAAGGAATAACTGGAAAAGCTGGTCGTTTTCACACAGAGCAAAGCATGCTTTATGCACCAACCTATGTCGGAGGAGTCACACCCGGTAAAGGGGGAGAAGAAATATCCGGTCTCCCGGTATTTGATACGGTTTGGGAAGCGAAGCAAAAGACTCAATGCAATGCCTCATTGATTTTTGTTCCTCCACCATTTGCTGCAGAAGCTATTTTAGAAGCCGAAGAAGCAGGAATTGAATTGATTGTTTGCATCACTGAAGGAATACCCATTCAAGATATGTTAAAAGTAAGCCAGGTAATGAGAGCAAGTCAAACAAGCCGCTTGATAGGTCCTAATTGCCCTGGTGTTATTACACCAGGAGAGTGTAAAATGGGGATCATGCCGGGCTACATCCATCAAAAAGGAAATGTTGGCATTGTTTCTCGCTCAGGAACTTTGACTTACGAAGCCGTTTGGCAAACCACGCAATTAGGTTTGGGACAATCAACCTGTGTAGGAATAGGAGGGGATCCTCTTAATGGAACTAACTTTATCGATGTTTTAAAGCTTTTTGAAAACGATTCTGAGACTGATGCTATTTTACTCATTGGAGAAATTGGAGGAAAAGCTGAAGAAGAAGCTGCAGAATGGATTAAACAGTTTTGCTCTAAACCGATAGCTGCTTTTATTGCAGGGCAAACTGCCCCAATTGGTAGACGCATGGGTCATGCGGGAGCTATTGTTTCAGGCGGAAAAGGAACAGCGTCTGATAAAATAAAAACGCTCAAGCAGGCTGGAGTTTTAATTGCAGAAACCCCTGCGGATATGGGTTTATCTGTCCAGTTATTATTGAATTCTAAATCACCTAATTCATCCCCGAGTTTAAAATGA
- a CDS encoding M50 family metallopeptidase — protein sequence MISISSFIPIRVFPFFWFLIAMIGWLNSQSLIGTAIWSLVILISILIHEYGHALTALAFGQKAEIDLVGLGGVTRRTGKDLTKWQEFLVVLNGPLAGFVLFFLVYWVYSHWNALSSPLIKYAFEVAIHVNIFWTLLNLLPVLPLDGGQLLRIILESLLGIKGLKLAFFLSVVLAAFLCLYFFSIQQFFVGALFLMMGFESYRSWIDVRKITAGDADTKLQKKMAEAIENLRMGNQEEAFSKFVSLREQASQGVIYVTATQYMAHILADQGQYKQAYEWLISIKSKLSLPYLKMLQQLAYRLQEWEMAVKIGNQIFQQDQASDIALINALSYAIMGEAKPAIGWLRSAEQVGLSNLPTIIQKREFDAIRDLPEFKAWLNKSF from the coding sequence ATGATCTCCATTTCAAGTTTTATTCCAATTCGTGTTTTTCCTTTTTTTTGGTTTTTGATTGCTATGATTGGTTGGCTAAATAGTCAATCTTTAATAGGAACAGCCATCTGGTCTCTTGTGATCCTTATTTCTATTCTGATCCATGAATACGGTCACGCTTTAACAGCTCTGGCATTTGGTCAAAAAGCTGAAATTGATTTAGTGGGTCTTGGAGGAGTAACAAGGCGAACAGGTAAAGATTTAACGAAATGGCAGGAATTTTTAGTTGTTTTAAATGGCCCCTTAGCTGGCTTTGTTCTATTTTTTCTTGTCTATTGGGTATATTCTCATTGGAACGCACTTTCTTCTCCCTTAATAAAATATGCTTTTGAAGTCGCTATTCATGTAAACATATTTTGGACTCTTCTTAATCTTTTACCAGTTTTACCATTGGATGGAGGTCAACTTTTAAGAATCATACTAGAAAGTTTATTGGGAATAAAGGGATTGAAATTAGCCTTTTTTTTAAGTGTGGTTTTAGCTGCATTTCTCTGCCTTTATTTTTTTAGTATCCAACAATTTTTTGTTGGAGCGCTTTTCTTAATGATGGGTTTTGAAAGTTATCGTTCTTGGATCGATGTACGAAAAATAACTGCTGGGGATGCAGACACAAAATTACAAAAAAAAATGGCAGAGGCTATTGAGAACTTAAGAATGGGAAACCAAGAGGAAGCGTTCTCAAAATTCGTCTCTTTAAGAGAACAAGCCAGTCAAGGAGTGATTTATGTGACTGCTACTCAGTATATGGCACACATTTTAGCTGATCAAGGGCAATATAAACAAGCTTATGAATGGCTAATATCGATTAAAAGTAAACTTTCTCTTCCTTATTTAAAAATGTTGCAACAATTAGCTTATCGTTTACAAGAGTGGGAAATGGCTGTTAAAATTGGGAATCAAATTTTCCAACAAGATCAGGCTAGTGATATAGCTTTGATTAACGCCCTCTCGTACGCGATCATGGGAGAAGCTAAGCCTGCCATAGGTTGGCTTCGTTCTGCTGAACAAGTAGGGCTTTCTAATCTTCCTACCATCATTCAAAAGCGAGAGTTTGATGCCATTCGAGATCTGCCTGAATTTAAAGCCTGGCTTAACAAAAGCTTTTAA
- the ftsY gene encoding signal recognition particle-docking protein FtsY has protein sequence MVMDYFKSSFAKVKLALSRARNLLSDKLKSIFQGKIDEHTLEQLEQLLYEADFGVKTASELTEKIRDLHRQHPNLKTEDYIEALKQQLISLVSQYPSNLLELTSSQLPQIILIVGVNGNGKTTSVAKLAYQFKQKGKKVLVAAADTFRAAAIEQLELWAHKLHIEIVKGHPKSDPAAVAFDAIQAAKARKCDLVIIDTAGRLHTKTPLMQELEKIKRSCQKASQTGPHETLLVLDATTGQNAIEQAKQFHHFTPITGLILTKLDGTAKGGIVIAIQRELGIPVKFIGTGEGEEDLQPFDVQTFVSNLFD, from the coding sequence ATGGTAATGGATTATTTTAAATCGAGCTTTGCAAAAGTCAAATTAGCTCTTTCACGTGCAAGAAACCTTCTCAGTGACAAATTAAAATCAATTTTTCAAGGCAAAATTGATGAACATACTTTAGAGCAGCTTGAACAACTTTTATACGAAGCTGATTTTGGTGTCAAAACTGCATCTGAGCTGACTGAAAAAATACGCGACTTACATCGCCAACACCCCAATTTGAAAACTGAAGATTATATTGAAGCTTTAAAACAGCAATTAATTTCTTTAGTGAGTCAATATCCTTCCAACCTCCTCGAACTTACCTCTTCACAACTGCCTCAAATTATCTTAATTGTTGGAGTCAATGGGAATGGAAAAACAACGTCCGTCGCAAAGTTAGCTTATCAATTTAAACAAAAGGGTAAAAAAGTCCTTGTTGCTGCCGCCGATACGTTTCGAGCCGCTGCCATCGAACAATTAGAGTTATGGGCTCATAAATTACACATAGAAATTGTCAAGGGTCATCCAAAAAGTGATCCTGCAGCTGTCGCTTTTGATGCAATTCAAGCAGCAAAAGCAAGAAAGTGTGATTTGGTTATCATTGATACAGCAGGACGATTACATACCAAAACGCCCTTGATGCAAGAATTGGAAAAAATAAAACGTTCTTGCCAAAAAGCTTCACAAACGGGACCCCATGAAACACTGTTAGTTTTAGACGCTACGACCGGCCAAAATGCCATTGAGCAAGCTAAACAATTTCATCATTTTACCCCAATTACAGGACTTATTCTGACGAAATTAGATGGAACCGCCAAAGGAGGAATCGTGATTGCTATCCAAAGAGAACTTGGCATTCCCGTCAAATTTATCGGAACAGGAGAAGGAGAAGAAGATCTTCAACCCTTCGATGTACAAACATTTGTTTCTAACCTTTTTGATTAA
- a CDS encoding DegQ family serine endoprotease: MKQLSIFTKLCLLATGAALIGSSFTNPNLIEAATQEQNRTEDIKRLPGKETVVDFRGVAKKAIPAVVSIKVKGQKKGPLFGDENSLEDYFGENGDFWNFFGLPKRDSRQQLLSGQATGVIVSPEGYILTNSHVVHDMTTIAVQLHDGRELAAKLLGEDPSSDLALIKIDAKDLPYLTLGNSDDLEVGQWVAAVGNPFGLQATLTVGVVSAKSRNNLDIARYEDFIQTDASINRGNSGGPLLTLNGEIVGINTAIATNASAGYIGIGFAIPSNMAKHVMDEILSQGKVSRGFLGVSLQSIDYNLAQSFGLDKVEGALVTNIVKNSPAEKAGIQVEDIILKLNGRSIESAASLRNAIYRMKPGTKVNLTILRKEKQIDLSLTIGDFTEETVAAASSHKSQLGIEVANIPSEMKSDEQGVMITKVYPGSVANFAGLKKGAIILGINHQKIENVEQFNNALKNSSADKPILLQVKQGNAYLFVSLRSE; the protein is encoded by the coding sequence ATGAAACAACTATCAATATTTACCAAATTGTGTTTACTTGCCACAGGAGCTGCCTTAATAGGCTCTTCTTTTACGAACCCAAATTTAATAGAGGCGGCAACTCAGGAACAGAATCGAACTGAAGATATCAAACGTTTGCCCGGAAAGGAGACCGTCGTTGATTTTAGAGGCGTCGCAAAGAAAGCGATTCCTGCCGTCGTCTCTATTAAGGTTAAAGGACAAAAAAAAGGACCTTTGTTTGGGGATGAAAATTCTTTAGAAGATTATTTTGGAGAAAATGGGGATTTTTGGAACTTTTTTGGATTGCCAAAGAGAGATTCTCGTCAACAATTGTTATCGGGTCAAGCAACGGGTGTGATTGTGAGTCCAGAAGGGTATATTTTAACAAATAGCCATGTCGTTCATGACATGACAACAATTGCTGTGCAGCTTCATGATGGAAGAGAACTTGCAGCGAAACTGTTAGGAGAAGATCCTAGTAGTGATTTAGCGCTCATTAAAATTGACGCAAAAGATCTTCCATATTTGACACTTGGTAATTCAGACGATTTAGAAGTTGGACAATGGGTTGCCGCAGTTGGAAATCCTTTTGGCTTGCAAGCGACCTTAACTGTTGGTGTCGTGAGTGCAAAAAGTCGCAATAATTTAGATATTGCTCGCTATGAAGACTTTATTCAAACGGATGCTTCTATCAATCGAGGAAATTCAGGCGGTCCTTTGCTCACATTAAATGGAGAAATTGTAGGGATTAATACAGCAATTGCGACTAATGCATCAGCAGGTTACATCGGAATTGGTTTTGCAATCCCAAGTAATATGGCTAAACATGTGATGGATGAAATTTTATCTCAAGGAAAAGTCTCTAGAGGATTTTTGGGCGTTTCTTTACAGTCAATTGATTATAATCTGGCTCAATCTTTTGGTTTAGATAAAGTAGAAGGAGCATTAGTCACAAATATTGTTAAAAATTCTCCTGCTGAAAAAGCTGGAATTCAGGTAGAGGATATTATTTTAAAACTAAATGGTCGTTCGATTGAGAGCGCGGCTAGTTTACGTAACGCGATTTATCGGATGAAACCTGGTACAAAAGTGAATTTGACAATTTTGAGAAAAGAAAAACAGATTGACCTTTCTCTTACTATTGGTGATTTTACTGAAGAAACTGTCGCAGCAGCATCTTCTCACAAAAGTCAGCTCGGAATTGAAGTCGCAAATATCCCTTCCGAAATGAAATCAGATGAACAAGGGGTGATGATTACAAAGGTGTATCCAGGCTCAGTTGCTAACTTTGCTGGGTTAAAAAAAGGAGCCATTATTCTTGGCATTAATCATCAAAAAATCGAAAATGTAGAGCAATTTAATAACGCTTTAAAAAATAGTTCTGCAGATAAGCCAATTCTTTTGCAAGTAAAACAAGGAAATGCTTATCTATTCGTTTCGCTTCGCTCTGAATAG
- the sucC gene encoding ADP-forming succinate--CoA ligase subunit beta codes for MNTHEFQAKQILRKYGIPVPDFYIASSSKEVEEIIKQYQLQSAIIKVQVHAGGRGKAGGVKLATNPQEILEFSQELIGKKIINEQTGPSGMISHQVLISPAILIKKEFYLGITINRELASRVLIASPIGGVNIEKIAHEQPNQLLMLPIPLEETFRSYHLIRIASFMGWKGKQIQEGVAIIQSLVKAFKETDASLLEINPLVETKEGHLLALDAKLSIDDNALFKHEDLKTLFDPSQMSNNEARAQQFELAYVALEGEIGCMVNGAGLAMATMDLIQYHGGRPANFLDVGGGASQVKVAEGFRIILSDSNVKAILINIFGGIMNCETLASGIIEAAKGLQIHIPLIVRMEGTNVEKGKQLLQQSGLKILITENLTEAAQQAVQLAQSVR; via the coding sequence ATGAATACACACGAGTTTCAAGCCAAGCAGATTTTACGTAAGTATGGCATTCCCGTTCCTGATTTTTATATCGCTTCTTCTTCGAAAGAAGTGGAAGAGATCATTAAGCAATACCAATTGCAAAGTGCTATCATCAAAGTACAGGTGCATGCCGGAGGACGTGGAAAAGCCGGTGGAGTCAAGTTAGCGACAAATCCGCAAGAAATCTTAGAATTTTCCCAAGAACTCATCGGAAAAAAAATCATTAATGAACAGACAGGCCCTAGCGGAATGATTTCTCATCAAGTTTTGATTTCCCCTGCTATTTTGATTAAAAAAGAATTCTATTTAGGAATCACTATTAATCGTGAATTGGCAAGCCGTGTTTTAATCGCTTCTCCTATTGGAGGAGTAAACATTGAAAAAATTGCTCACGAACAACCTAATCAATTGTTAATGCTTCCAATTCCTTTGGAGGAAACATTTAGATCTTATCATTTAATTCGCATTGCAAGCTTTATGGGATGGAAGGGAAAACAAATTCAAGAGGGGGTTGCAATTATTCAATCTCTTGTGAAAGCTTTTAAAGAAACGGATGCTTCTCTACTTGAAATTAACCCTCTTGTGGAAACAAAGGAAGGCCATTTATTAGCGCTGGACGCGAAGTTATCAATTGATGACAATGCTCTTTTTAAACATGAGGACTTGAAAACCTTATTCGATCCTTCACAAATGTCTAATAATGAAGCAAGAGCTCAGCAATTTGAACTTGCCTATGTTGCTTTAGAAGGGGAAATTGGTTGTATGGTCAATGGAGCTGGATTAGCCATGGCTACAATGGACCTTATTCAATACCATGGAGGACGTCCTGCTAACTTTTTGGATGTAGGAGGTGGGGCATCGCAAGTTAAAGTGGCAGAAGGATTTAGAATTATTCTATCGGATTCTAATGTGAAAGCCATTTTAATTAACATCTTTGGGGGAATTATGAATTGTGAAACGTTAGCCTCAGGAATTATCGAAGCAGCTAAAGGATTACAAATTCATATTCCCTTAATTGTAAGAATGGAGGGAACAAATGTCGAAAAAGGGAAGCAACTTCTTCAACAATCAGGCTTAAAGATTTTAATTACAGAAAATTTGACAGAAGCAGCTCAACAAGCAGTTCAATTAGCACAATCAGTAAGGTGA